The following coding sequences are from one Anabaena sphaerica FACHB-251 window:
- a CDS encoding GAF domain-containing protein — MTTLYQSNEDRGNIFAEVEKSDKENGSTLEKFARNDVSTSKAISQEFKVWRQRFQYITTQMGQAPDLDSLLKITVAQVRDKIGGDRALIYQFTNSEAGTVLAESRTTGWTPSLGENLPAILFGLYTNQDYIEAVAIDDINQIQVTPYQKQLLDKFQVTASLSLPILIDSKVWGLLVIHSCGSERQWQEAEITLLSQITTEITYRLQSFKLQKELQQSALAKQSVAKVISKILQQPDVDKIFQTTTQEVRQLLKCDRVGVYRFNPDWSGIFVSESVGNNWTKIVTPDYKMVWEDTHLQETKGGRYAKGETFVVNDIYKTGHAQCHIEILEQFDTKAYIIAPIFSGEKLWGLLAAYQNTGAREWQDWEVSFLTQIGLQFGVAISQGEYLEQVQKQSEQLAQINKQEKFLGKIVNRIRQASNLDGIFKTTVQEVRQALKCDRVGVYQFQPDWSGQFIAESVSSGWIKIVTPDFKMVWEDTHLQETQGGRYAAGESFAVDDIYQVGHAQCHIEILEQIEAKAYMVAPIFFGEKLWGLLATYQNSSTRQWQPWELSFLQQIGLQFSLAKTQIDYVEQVESKSQELIQIAEQEKTLNKIVSRIRQSREVDEIFTTTTHEVRQALKCDRVGVYQFKPDWGGEFVAESVGTGWTKLVGPNIKTVLDDTYLQDTKGGRYAKGETFVVNDTYKIGLAPCHIAILEQFEAKSYVIVPIFFGEKLWGLLAAYQNTGSREWKESEVNFLKQIGLQFSLAKSQLDYIEQVQLQSQEITQIAEQEKTVNKIVNRIRQSFDLEDIFKAATQEVRQALKCDRVGVYQFKPDWSGQFLAESVGSGWMKVATADFKMVWEDSHLQETQGGRYAKGESLAVNDIYQVGHSQCHIEILEQIEAKAYIIVPIFYGEKLWGLLAAYQNSGTREWQPREINFLEQIGLQFSLAKSQIDYIDQVKSQSLEISQIAEQEKTVNKIVNRIRQSFDLEDIFKAATQEVRQALRCDRVGIYQFHPNWSGQFIAESVSSGWIKVATPDFKMVWEDSHLQETQGGRYAKGENFVVNDIYKVGHSQCHVEILEQIEAKAYMIVPIFYGEKLWGLLAAYQNSGTREWLTREVNFLEQIGLQISLAKSQIDYIEQVKSKSEKLAQIAEQEKAITKIVNRIRQSLEVEEIFKTTTQEVRQLLKCDRSVVYQFTSDWGGEFVAESVSSGWVKLVGPGIRTTLNDPCLQDNEGGRYKKGDTLVVNDIYKATLDPCYIEIIEKYEARGYIITPILFGDKLWGLLAAYQNSAPRHWEESEINLLSRIGDQLGLALQQTEYLKQLQTQSSKLSEAAQREKAAKELLQQRSIQLLRAISPALSGDLTVRAPITEDELGTIADAYNGTLQALQQIVIQVQTASQEVAQTSIHSNSSLVGLTDLAKEQSDEITQALRDIQQMVDSTQAVVTSAQLVQIAVQQANKTVDSGDTAMNQTVNAIQAIRETVAQTSKKIKRLSESSQKISKVVNLISNFASQTNVLALNAAIEATRAGEYGKGFAVVADEVRSLSRQSAAATIEIEKLVQEIQTETGEVAVAMETGIQQVVEGTNLVSETRQNLNAIVSATAEISQLIERITEATQKQMDQSVTVTASMNDVAAIANKTFGESQEIATVFQNLSGMAQALLTTAGKFKVK, encoded by the coding sequence ATGACAACTTTATATCAAAGTAATGAAGACCGAGGAAATATCTTTGCTGAAGTGGAAAAATCAGACAAAGAAAATGGCAGCACCTTAGAAAAATTTGCCCGCAATGATGTATCTACATCTAAGGCTATTTCTCAGGAATTTAAAGTCTGGCGGCAACGCTTTCAATACATAACAACGCAGATGGGTCAAGCCCCGGATCTGGATTCTTTACTAAAGATAACTGTAGCGCAAGTTAGGGATAAAATTGGTGGCGATCGCGCATTAATTTATCAATTTACTAACTCTGAAGCTGGTACAGTTTTAGCAGAATCAAGAACTACAGGTTGGACACCATCTTTAGGTGAGAATCTGCCCGCTATTTTGTTTGGATTATATACCAATCAAGATTATATTGAAGCCGTAGCAATTGACGATATTAATCAGATTCAAGTAACTCCCTATCAGAAACAACTACTGGATAAATTTCAAGTTACAGCTAGTTTAAGCCTGCCGATTCTGATAGATAGTAAAGTATGGGGTTTATTAGTAATCCATAGTTGTGGTTCAGAACGTCAATGGCAAGAGGCAGAAATTACTCTACTCTCGCAAATAACTACAGAAATTACCTACAGATTGCAGAGTTTTAAATTACAAAAAGAACTGCAACAGTCAGCATTGGCCAAGCAATCAGTAGCTAAAGTCATCAGCAAAATTTTACAACAGCCAGATGTAGATAAAATCTTTCAAACTACGACTCAAGAAGTCCGTCAATTACTCAAATGCGATCGCGTTGGTGTTTATCGTTTCAACCCTGATTGGAGTGGGATATTTGTTTCCGAATCAGTGGGTAACAATTGGACGAAAATCGTCACCCCTGACTATAAAATGGTTTGGGAAGATACCCACCTACAAGAAACCAAAGGTGGAAGATATGCCAAAGGGGAAACCTTTGTAGTTAATGACATTTATAAAACAGGTCATGCTCAATGTCACATTGAGATATTAGAGCAGTTTGACACCAAAGCTTATATCATTGCTCCCATCTTCTCAGGTGAAAAATTGTGGGGTTTACTAGCAGCTTATCAAAATACCGGGGCGCGGGAATGGCAAGACTGGGAAGTGAGCTTTTTAACACAGATAGGCTTGCAATTTGGTGTGGCTATTTCCCAGGGAGAATATTTGGAACAAGTGCAGAAACAAAGTGAGCAACTAGCCCAGATTAATAAACAAGAAAAATTTCTAGGCAAGATTGTTAACCGCATTCGACAAGCTTCCAACTTAGACGGCATCTTCAAAACTACAGTACAAGAAGTTCGTCAAGCATTAAAGTGCGATCGCGTCGGTGTTTATCAATTCCAACCAGACTGGAGTGGTCAATTTATCGCTGAGTCAGTGAGTAGTGGCTGGATAAAAATAGTTACGCCTGACTTTAAAATGGTCTGGGAAGATACCCACCTGCAAGAAACTCAAGGTGGTAGATATGCCGCAGGGGAAAGTTTTGCAGTCGATGACATTTATCAAGTTGGTCATGCTCAATGCCACATTGAGATATTAGAGCAAATTGAAGCCAAAGCTTACATGGTTGCTCCCATCTTCTTCGGGGAAAAACTCTGGGGTTTGTTGGCAACTTATCAGAACTCTAGCACCCGCCAATGGCAACCTTGGGAACTCAGCTTTTTACAACAAATCGGCTTACAATTTAGCCTCGCTAAAACACAGATCGATTATGTAGAACAAGTAGAATCTAAATCTCAAGAACTAATTCAGATTGCTGAACAAGAGAAAACCCTCAACAAAATTGTCAGCCGCATTCGTCAATCCAGAGAAGTAGACGAGATATTCACAACTACTACCCACGAAGTTCGGCAGGCATTAAAATGCGATCGCGTCGGTGTTTATCAATTTAAACCTGATTGGGGTGGTGAATTTGTAGCTGAATCAGTCGGTACTGGTTGGACAAAATTAGTCGGTCCAAATATCAAAACCGTCTTAGATGATACCTACTTACAAGATACGAAAGGTGGCAGATATGCCAAAGGCGAAACCTTTGTTGTTAATGACACCTATAAAATAGGTCTAGCCCCTTGCCACATTGCAATTTTGGAGCAGTTTGAAGCCAAGTCTTATGTAATTGTGCCGATATTTTTTGGCGAAAAACTCTGGGGCTTGTTGGCAGCTTATCAAAATACTGGATCTCGTGAATGGAAAGAGTCAGAAGTCAACTTTTTAAAACAGATTGGCTTGCAATTTAGTCTGGCTAAATCACAGTTAGATTATATAGAACAAGTACAATTGCAATCTCAAGAAATCACTCAGATTGCTGAACAAGAGAAAACCGTCAACAAAATAGTCAACCGCATCCGCCAATCCTTCGATTTAGAAGACATCTTCAAAGCAGCTACTCAAGAAGTTCGCCAAGCTCTAAAATGCGATCGCGTCGGTGTTTATCAATTTAAACCTGATTGGAGTGGACAATTTTTAGCAGAATCAGTAGGTAGTGGCTGGATGAAAGTTGCCACAGCCGACTTTAAAATGGTTTGGGAAGATAGCCACTTGCAAGAAACCCAAGGCGGTAGATATGCCAAAGGCGAATCCTTGGCAGTCAATGACATCTATCAAGTCGGTCACTCTCAATGTCACATAGAGATTTTAGAGCAGATTGAAGCCAAAGCTTACATAATAGTTCCCATCTTTTATGGAGAAAAATTGTGGGGATTACTTGCAGCTTATCAAAACAGTGGAACTCGTGAATGGCAACCCAGAGAAATCAACTTTTTAGAGCAGATTGGCTTGCAATTTAGTTTAGCGAAATCTCAGATTGATTATATAGACCAAGTAAAATCGCAATCTCTGGAAATCAGTCAGATTGCTGAACAAGAGAAAACAGTCAACAAAATAGTCAACCGTATCCGCCAATCGTTCGATTTAGAAGACATCTTCAAAGCAGCTACTCAGGAAGTCCGTCAGGCATTGCGGTGCGATCGCGTTGGTATTTATCAATTTCATCCTAATTGGAGTGGACAATTTATAGCTGAATCAGTATCAAGTGGCTGGATAAAAGTTGCTACCCCGGACTTTAAAATGGTGTGGGAAGATAGCCACTTGCAAGAAACTCAAGGCGGTAGATATGCCAAAGGTGAAAACTTCGTTGTTAACGACATTTATAAAGTTGGGCATTCTCAATGTCATGTTGAGATTTTAGAGCAAATTGAAGCCAAAGCTTACATGATAGTTCCCATCTTTTATGGAGAAAAATTGTGGGGATTACTCGCAGCTTATCAAAACAGTGGAACTCGTGAATGGCTAACCAGAGAAGTCAACTTCTTAGAACAAATTGGTTTGCAAATTAGTCTTGCAAAATCTCAGATTGATTATATAGAACAAGTAAAGTCTAAATCTGAAAAACTAGCTCAGATAGCTGAACAAGAAAAAGCCATCACCAAGATAGTCAACCGCATCCGCCAATCTTTAGAAGTAGAAGAAATCTTCAAAACTACCACTCAAGAAGTCAGACAACTACTAAAATGCGATCGCTCCGTCGTTTATCAATTTACATCCGATTGGGGAGGCGAATTTGTAGCCGAATCAGTATCTAGTGGTTGGGTGAAACTAGTCGGTCCTGGTATTAGAACCACCTTAAATGACCCTTGTCTACAAGACAATGAAGGTGGGCGCTATAAAAAAGGTGACACCTTAGTAGTCAACGACATTTATAAAGCTACCCTTGATCCCTGCTACATAGAAATCATTGAAAAATATGAAGCTAGAGGATACATCATTACTCCCATCTTATTTGGAGATAAACTCTGGGGTTTACTGGCAGCTTATCAAAACTCCGCACCTCGTCATTGGGAAGAATCAGAAATTAACTTGTTGTCACGTATCGGCGACCAATTAGGACTAGCCTTACAACAAACAGAATACTTAAAACAGCTACAAACTCAATCTTCCAAACTCTCAGAAGCAGCCCAAAGGGAAAAAGCCGCCAAAGAATTACTCCAACAACGGTCTATTCAACTGCTTAGAGCTATTAGTCCAGCACTCAGCGGTGATTTAACAGTTCGCGCCCCCATTACAGAAGATGAGTTAGGTACAATTGCCGATGCTTACAATGGCACACTGCAAGCACTACAACAAATCGTCATTCAGGTACAAACCGCTTCCCAAGAAGTTGCCCAAACCTCTATCCACAGTAATTCTTCACTAGTAGGATTGACTGATTTAGCAAAAGAACAGTCCGACGAAATCACCCAAGCCTTACGCGATATTCAACAGATGGTAGATTCTACCCAAGCGGTAGTAACCAGCGCCCAACTAGTACAAATAGCTGTACAACAGGCCAACAAAACTGTAGATTCTGGTGATACAGCCATGAACCAAACAGTAAATGCTATTCAGGCCATTCGTGAAACCGTCGCCCAAACTAGCAAAAAGATTAAACGCCTGAGTGAATCATCACAAAAAATCTCCAAAGTAGTAAATTTGATCAGCAACTTTGCCTCACAAACCAACGTACTGGCTTTAAATGCTGCTATCGAAGCTACTCGTGCCGGTGAATATGGTAAAGGCTTTGCAGTGGTAGCGGATGAAGTTCGTTCTTTGTCTCGTCAGTCCGCAGCAGCAACCATCGAAATTGAAAAATTAGTCCAAGAAATTCAAACTGAGACTGGGGAAGTTGCTGTAGCAATGGAAACGGGTATCCAGCAAGTAGTAGAAGGGACAAATTTAGTTAGTGAAACTCGCCAAAACTTGAACGCCATTGTTTCCGCCACTGCGGAAATTAGTCAACTCATTGAGCGCATTACTGAAGCCACTCAAAAACAAATGGATCAATCGGTAACAGTAACAGCATCAATGAATGATGTGGCTGCAATTGCCAATAAGACCTTTGGTGAATCTCAAGAAATTGCTACCGTGTTCCAAAACTTATCAGGAATGGCTCAAGCTTTATTAACAACGGCTGGTAAGTTCAAAGTCAAGTAA
- a CDS encoding hybrid sensor histidine kinase/response regulator — MITDTEIREQGYAYFLAEAPDLLQVIEQDLFSLSETYSINKVHNLMRATHTIKGGAATVGLDTINMIAHSLEDIFKALYSPDVVIDTELQTLLLEAYECLQLAVTAELTSNNINSEELLQRATSVFAELQTKLGDAFGAESHIPTSEELGFDIVQSIFEVGVAQRIESIAEAINNSLTNQELGEFLNSHVEVFLGLAESLNLPGLKELSQTIMAVLVAHPQKVHQIAEIALADLQAAQKAVLAGDRTVGGSPSAALQALTTVAKDDSPVKPTTSSLAKVPKNESGIIHKNNSFANKFFSLTTEFYQFLTTSGHRNDEPLKPANAKFYLKVIRYIFGWFNHEREIPESDLSLDLLIPRDHPDYSENYVEIWLNQFQDFIKDEQDQQNLCLYRRGVISIIILAVAEFEYSVKKNDNAISIISTLRKEIRKLGKEYKNYPPVTEEEKKWLDSPKLQELLVIKEVSTPVVTATDYNLVEEIWGGDTISGTVGQSLIPHTAENVKDDNYLESVTSSVISDQVFTNTPDSNYEIITDDSETKNRELEDKSQPSPNKNTRQSSFVRVDVEGLERLNYLAGELLIYQKRRSLYDDQIIELIEQLSQKLSQHQAVLQKLRDLPLQGNNFSIATSQKVSAVQFDALEMDVYTEFNLTLHEALEETLQLQETSESLDLLIKQSGQISEKKYNLTLGIIDNLAEARMLPLGTILNRFPQMVSNLANVYAKNVELKLTGTQVPIDKAIAEKLYDPLVQLVRNAFIHGIESPEMRHELGKNPQGLIEIRAYHQGNQTIIEVRDNGQGLNLESIRRRAIDLNLIPDDNNPQGYYHQTESELIDLMFSPGFSTAGKVSEISGRGMGLDIVRTQLQSLNGMISVQSLPNEGTTFILKIPFSMTTDKLMLVQSGGIVYALLLDSIEKILIPSEQQIKKFEGKQILYWHSGEEELVVNLIKLESLVYYNGSVVGSNYLNNIPKSADTEIMKNPVLLLKRNQGILGLEVDQIIGEQELVIRPLGSTITPPKYIYGCSSLANGNLILVLDGTMLIDSQQMQATLDVRTLPTTSGFHKQALPMSEDNVSISSTPLLTASSTSNTIESPPNSYAAITPKLPKVVLIIDDAISVRQTIVMTLQKYGYQVFSAQNGVEAIEQLELHPEIEVVISDLEMPRMNGFELLSHIRQHSAWAKKSVVILTSRSSEKHRQLAQELGATAYLTKPYLEHELLSTVESLANRDSGGLNQGLISAGK; from the coding sequence ATGATTACAGACACTGAAATTCGCGAACAAGGCTATGCCTACTTTTTGGCGGAAGCCCCAGATTTATTACAAGTAATTGAACAAGATTTATTTAGCCTATCAGAAACCTATAGCATCAATAAAGTTCATAACTTAATGCGGGCAACTCATACAATTAAAGGGGGAGCCGCTACTGTTGGGCTAGATACAATCAATATGATAGCCCATTCTTTAGAAGACATATTTAAGGCTTTATATAGTCCTGACGTAGTTATAGATACTGAATTGCAAACCCTCCTACTAGAAGCTTACGAATGTCTTCAGTTGGCTGTCACCGCAGAATTGACATCAAATAATATTAATAGTGAAGAACTTCTGCAAAGAGCAACTTCTGTATTTGCAGAACTACAAACAAAATTAGGTGATGCTTTTGGGGCTGAGTCTCATATTCCTACTTCTGAAGAATTAGGATTTGATATTGTGCAGTCTATTTTTGAAGTAGGAGTTGCCCAACGTATAGAAAGTATTGCTGAAGCTATTAATAATTCCCTAACCAATCAGGAATTAGGCGAGTTTTTAAACTCTCACGTTGAAGTATTTCTAGGGTTAGCTGAATCTTTAAATCTACCTGGTTTGAAAGAACTATCTCAGACCATTATGGCTGTATTAGTAGCTCATCCCCAGAAAGTACATCAAATAGCAGAAATTGCTTTAGCTGATTTACAAGCAGCACAAAAAGCAGTTTTAGCAGGCGATCGCACAGTTGGAGGTTCCCCTTCTGCTGCTTTGCAAGCACTAACAACAGTGGCAAAAGATGACTCACCTGTTAAACCCACTACTAGCTCTTTGGCTAAAGTCCCCAAAAATGAGTCAGGAATCATCCATAAGAACAACTCTTTTGCCAACAAATTTTTCAGCCTCACCACCGAATTTTACCAATTTTTAACCACATCTGGTCACAGAAACGACGAGCCTTTAAAACCAGCAAATGCTAAATTTTACTTAAAAGTTATTCGCTATATTTTCGGCTGGTTTAATCACGAAAGAGAAATACCAGAATCAGATCTGAGTTTAGATTTATTAATTCCTAGAGATCATCCAGATTATTCAGAAAATTATGTGGAAATTTGGCTCAATCAATTTCAGGATTTTATTAAAGATGAACAAGATCAGCAGAACCTTTGCCTTTATCGTCGGGGTGTTATTTCCATAATTATCCTAGCTGTTGCTGAATTTGAGTATTCAGTTAAAAAAAATGATAATGCCATATCAATTATTAGCACACTCCGAAAAGAAATCCGCAAATTAGGAAAAGAATATAAAAATTATCCTCCTGTGACAGAGGAAGAAAAAAAATGGCTAGACAGTCCCAAGTTACAAGAATTATTAGTTATTAAAGAAGTATCCACCCCTGTAGTTACTGCCACTGACTATAATCTAGTGGAGGAAATATGGGGAGGAGATACTATCTCAGGAACAGTCGGGCAATCTCTGATACCACATACCGCCGAAAATGTTAAAGATGATAATTATTTAGAAAGTGTCACATCATCAGTTATCAGTGATCAAGTATTTACAAATACTCCTGATTCAAACTACGAAATTATTACTGATGATTCCGAAACCAAAAATAGAGAATTAGAAGATAAATCTCAACCATCCCCAAATAAGAATACCCGACAATCTTCATTTGTGCGTGTAGATGTAGAGGGATTAGAACGCCTCAATTACTTGGCTGGAGAATTACTTATTTACCAAAAACGACGATCTTTATATGATGATCAGATTATAGAATTAATTGAGCAGTTAAGTCAGAAATTAAGCCAGCATCAAGCAGTTTTACAAAAATTACGTGATTTGCCTTTGCAGGGAAACAATTTTTCCATAGCAACCAGCCAAAAAGTTTCGGCTGTACAATTTGATGCTTTAGAAATGGATGTCTATACAGAATTTAATCTGACATTACATGAAGCACTAGAGGAAACACTGCAACTACAAGAAACATCAGAGTCTCTTGACTTGCTGATTAAACAATCTGGTCAAATTAGTGAGAAAAAATATAATTTAACTCTTGGCATTATAGATAACCTTGCCGAAGCAAGAATGCTGCCTTTGGGAACCATCTTAAATCGCTTTCCGCAAATGGTCAGCAATCTGGCAAATGTTTATGCAAAAAATGTAGAATTAAAACTCACTGGTACACAAGTTCCCATAGATAAAGCTATTGCCGAAAAACTCTATGATCCCTTAGTGCAATTAGTTCGTAATGCTTTTATTCATGGTATTGAATCTCCAGAAATGCGCCATGAACTTGGCAAAAATCCACAAGGTTTAATAGAAATACGCGCCTATCATCAAGGAAATCAAACTATTATTGAAGTTCGAGATAATGGTCAAGGTTTAAATCTAGAAAGTATTCGCAGGAGAGCTATTGACCTGAATCTTATACCAGATGATAATAACCCTCAAGGCTATTATCACCAAACTGAATCAGAACTGATCGATCTAATGTTTTCACCTGGATTTTCCACCGCTGGCAAGGTGAGTGAAATTTCTGGACGTGGTATGGGATTAGATATTGTCCGTACTCAGTTGCAATCTCTTAATGGCATGATTTCAGTACAATCATTGCCCAATGAAGGAACAACATTCATACTCAAAATCCCCTTTTCTATGACCACAGATAAACTAATGCTAGTCCAGTCCGGGGGTATTGTTTATGCCTTACTGCTAGATAGTATCGAGAAAATACTAATTCCCTCGGAGCAGCAAATCAAAAAATTTGAAGGCAAACAAATTTTATATTGGCATTCGGGTGAGGAAGAACTTGTTGTCAACCTCATCAAACTTGAAAGTTTAGTGTATTACAATGGTTCAGTTGTTGGTAGCAATTATTTAAATAATATACCCAAAAGTGCTGATACAGAAATAATGAAAAATCCTGTGCTTCTACTCAAACGCAATCAGGGGATTTTGGGTTTAGAAGTTGACCAAATTATCGGTGAACAAGAACTAGTAATTAGACCTTTAGGTAGTACCATCACTCCACCAAAATATATTTATGGTTGTAGTAGTTTAGCTAATGGCAACCTGATTTTAGTGCTTGATGGCACTATGTTGATAGATTCTCAACAGATGCAGGCCACACTTGATGTTAGAACTCTACCAACAACTTCTGGGTTCCACAAACAAGCTTTGCCAATGTCGGAGGATAATGTATCTATATCATCTACACCGCTACTGACTGCATCTTCTACCTCCAATACTATCGAATCTCCACCAAATTCTTATGCAGCGATAACCCCAAAATTACCAAAAGTAGTTTTGATCATAGATGATGCTATTAGTGTCCGACAAACTATTGTTATGACTTTGCAAAAGTATGGCTATCAAGTATTTTCAGCCCAAAATGGAGTAGAAGCGATTGAGCAGTTAGAATTACATCCAGAAATTGAAGTGGTTATTTCTGATTTAGAAATGCCTCGGATGAATGGATTTGAATTATTAAGTCATATCCGTCAACATTCAGCCTGGGCTAAAAAATCGGTGGTGATTCTCACTTCTCGTAGTTCTGAAAAACATCGTCAGTTGGCTCAAGAATTAGGTGCAACGGCTTATTTAACTAAGCCTTATTTGGAGCATGAGCTTCTTTCTACTGTTGAGAGTTTAGCGAACCGCGATAGTGGTGGTTTGAATCAGGGGTTAATTTCAGCAGGTAAATAG